In the Pontibacillus yanchengensis genome, one interval contains:
- a CDS encoding transglycosylase domain-containing protein, with translation MDRILSTFKRTGPWRWITIGVISVTGLSLSTIAGVLLYCYLLGAPPLKNEQNTIFYDHDAQVIGVEHGSENRYWIELDEMPLEFIQATIATEDRRFYEHFGFDLKRIAAAIYHDIQSMSKAQGASTITQQYARNLYLSHEKTWTRKIKEALYAVRLEMFYEKDEILEGYLNTIYYGHGAYGIEAASRYYFQKDAHELNLAESALLAAIPKGPSYYSPYVHMENAKRRQHLILENLQKTDYITEQQKTEALQASLELAPQEEQHQQQVAPYFQDVVMNEAEQLLQLDEESIRSGGYHVFTSLDVDLQQELEKTVEETIPTSTDLQIGAMSMDPQTGDILAMVGGRDYEKSSYNRAVQAKRMPGSTFKPFLYYAALENGYTPATTLMSKPTYFELEDGNVYEPSNYNGYYAYEPITLAQAIALSDNVYAVKTNVFLGEETLVETAHRMGISSSLPAVPSLALGTASVSVQEMVGAYSLFANGGKEVSPHTIQRITDSYGHTVYERNHNPGKQIIDEDHAFVMAHLMTGMFDESLNDYMKVTGSSITDKLSRPFAGKSGTTQTDSWMIGFSPEVTTGIWTGYDQNKPIDKVKEHQYAKDIWADFMENTHKDLPYAQFTPTDGVVGVYIDPDSGQLATPYCTHHRLAYFIEGTEPSSYCELHLPIDENGERRTPEEVDKQKNKSGLKNWLDIMF, from the coding sequence ATGGATAGAATACTCTCTACCTTCAAGCGTACTGGTCCCTGGAGATGGATAACGATCGGAGTGATTTCTGTGACAGGGTTAAGCCTAAGTACGATTGCGGGAGTATTACTCTATTGTTATCTATTAGGGGCACCCCCTCTAAAAAACGAACAAAATACTATTTTTTACGACCATGATGCCCAGGTCATAGGTGTGGAGCATGGTAGTGAAAACCGCTACTGGATTGAGCTAGACGAGATGCCCCTTGAGTTTATTCAAGCTACGATAGCAACCGAGGACAGGCGCTTTTATGAACACTTTGGCTTTGACCTCAAGCGTATTGCAGCAGCTATTTACCATGATATCCAATCCATGTCTAAAGCCCAGGGTGCGAGCACGATCACCCAGCAATATGCACGTAATCTCTACCTTTCCCACGAGAAAACATGGACGAGAAAAATAAAAGAAGCCCTTTATGCGGTAAGACTGGAAATGTTCTATGAAAAAGATGAGATACTAGAAGGGTATTTAAATACGATTTACTATGGCCACGGTGCCTACGGAATCGAGGCAGCTAGTCGGTACTATTTTCAAAAAGATGCTCATGAACTAAATCTAGCTGAGTCTGCTTTATTAGCAGCCATCCCAAAAGGTCCCTCTTACTATTCTCCTTATGTTCACATGGAGAATGCAAAGAGACGTCAGCACCTTATTCTAGAAAATTTACAAAAGACAGACTATATTACAGAGCAGCAAAAAACAGAAGCACTCCAGGCATCATTAGAGCTTGCTCCTCAGGAGGAACAGCACCAGCAACAAGTAGCACCATATTTTCAGGATGTTGTGATGAATGAGGCGGAACAACTTTTACAATTAGATGAGGAATCCATCCGTTCAGGAGGATATCATGTGTTTACAAGTCTTGATGTAGACCTACAACAAGAACTTGAAAAAACAGTAGAAGAGACAATCCCAACTAGCACTGATTTGCAAATTGGTGCAATGAGCATGGATCCACAAACAGGAGATATCTTAGCTATGGTGGGTGGACGTGATTATGAGAAAAGCTCTTATAATCGGGCCGTGCAAGCCAAACGAATGCCTGGGTCTACCTTCAAACCGTTTCTTTATTACGCAGCGTTAGAAAATGGGTACACACCAGCTACTACCCTGATGAGTAAGCCAACCTATTTTGAATTAGAAGATGGCAATGTATATGAGCCAAGCAACTACAATGGATACTATGCGTATGAACCAATCACACTTGCTCAGGCGATTGCGTTATCGGACAATGTGTACGCTGTTAAAACGAATGTATTTTTAGGTGAGGAAACATTAGTAGAAACGGCTCATCGCATGGGCATCTCAAGCTCCTTGCCAGCTGTTCCATCTCTCGCTCTAGGAACTGCATCTGTCTCCGTTCAGGAAATGGTCGGAGCTTATAGTTTATTTGCTAATGGAGGTAAAGAAGTATCACCTCATACGATTCAACGCATTACCGATTCCTATGGTCATACCGTATATGAACGAAATCATAATCCCGGAAAACAAATCATAGACGAAGACCATGCGTTTGTCATGGCTCACTTGATGACTGGTATGTTCGATGAATCCTTAAATGATTATATGAAAGTAACTGGTTCATCAATCACGGATAAACTATCCCGACCGTTCGCTGGTAAATCTGGAACTACTCAGACAGATAGCTGGATGATTGGATTCAGCCCAGAGGTGACAACTGGGATTTGGACTGGTTATGACCAAAACAAACCAATTGATAAAGTAAAGGAACATCAATATGCAAAAGATATTTGGGCTGATTTCATGGAAAACACCCACAAAGACCTACCATATGCTCAATTCACTCCAACAGATGGAGTTGTAGGCGTATACATTGATCCAGATAGCGGACAATTAGCAACACCATACTGCACCCATCATCGATTAGCTTATTTCATAGAAGGGACAGAGCCATCTAGTTATTGCGAGCTTCACCTTCCAATTGATGAAAATGGGGAACGCAGAACCCCCGAAGAAGTGGATAAGCAAAAGAATAAAAGCGGCCTTAAAAACTGGTTAGATATTATGTTTTAG
- a CDS encoding AimR family lysis-lysogeny pheromone receptor, with product MTNHEQNFIDENEQVTQQDDNKLKQVTNGKLDMPLYHVNKILFVLYEENQALHLVRQYCFMTTCDENKRMGLEFLYWNGFFEALPILIEKNYQSENPINQQWAWIYGVMLDRLKNRPDPYEYMEKVKKKGFIDADLQCLSTFLMVYAYFELHQFGKLGTYLEQIQSHLERMEQNFLQDMFTDRYYELVFQYHWRRNELLIGRKFAYHFMNRSNNLFKKTQMHIQLAETYVFESYEQAMFHIQEARSIAKRRNDSFSIKLIESRTIPFIAAVNEKAEGIVTTYLPEKAHVAIVNGDVETGIAILESFEELTPFQQYYLGKATQNKLYLQKAHDRLLNEQSDYFFARLPLRELQKLQQHTYYQNG from the coding sequence ATGACAAACCATGAACAAAACTTTATAGATGAGAATGAGCAGGTTACTCAACAGGATGACAACAAGTTAAAGCAAGTAACAAATGGGAAACTTGATATGCCTTTATATCACGTGAATAAAATTCTATTTGTGTTGTACGAAGAAAACCAAGCCCTTCATCTAGTGAGGCAGTATTGTTTTATGACAACGTGTGATGAGAATAAACGCATGGGTCTCGAATTCTTATATTGGAATGGCTTCTTTGAAGCGTTGCCTATTTTGATTGAGAAGAATTACCAATCTGAAAACCCCATCAATCAACAATGGGCTTGGATTTACGGTGTCATGTTGGATCGACTCAAAAATAGACCTGATCCATATGAGTACATGGAAAAGGTAAAGAAAAAAGGATTCATTGATGCAGACCTTCAATGTTTGTCTACTTTTCTAATGGTTTATGCGTATTTTGAATTGCATCAATTCGGAAAGCTGGGTACGTATCTGGAGCAAATCCAATCCCATTTAGAGCGAATGGAACAAAACTTTTTACAAGACATGTTTACCGATCGCTATTATGAACTCGTTTTTCAATATCATTGGCGTCGAAATGAACTATTGATCGGTCGTAAATTTGCCTATCATTTTATGAATCGATCTAATAATCTGTTCAAAAAGACACAGATGCACATCCAACTGGCGGAGACGTATGTATTTGAGAGCTATGAACAGGCGATGTTTCATATTCAAGAAGCACGTTCCATTGCAAAACGACGAAATGACAGCTTTTCCATAAAACTTATCGAAAGCCGCACAATACCCTTTATAGCAGCAGTGAATGAAAAAGCAGAAGGCATCGTGACAACTTACCTTCCAGAAAAAGCACATGTGGCCATAGTAAACGGAGATGTGGAAACAGGCATAGCTATATTAGAAAGCTTTGAAGAGCTCACCCCGTTTCAACAATATTACTTAGGCAAAGCCACCCAAAACAAACTATACCTTCAAAAAGCTCATGATCGTCTCTTAAACGAACAAAGTGATTACTTTTTTGCAAGATTACCTTTGCGAGAATTACAAAAACTACAACAACATACCTACTATCAAAACGGCTAG
- the uvsE gene encoding UV DNA damage repair endonuclease UvsE: MRIRFGYVSHTLSLWEAVPARTLTFKRYKQLSKVEREEKLREVTLANLYNTKRALLFNRAAQIPLYRLSSSIVPLATHPEVLWDFQTPFREHWEEIGHIVKEGQLRISFHPNQFTVFTSDKQHVTENSVRDMMYHYQMLEAMGLEDEGFINIHIGGAYGDKTSAIERFKNQIHQMPEEVKARMTIENDDKTYTSEETLQVAEDKGIPVMFDYHHEQANPSEVPYEELLKRLFNTWDYTGYPPKVHLSSPKNDKEYRSHADRIDLQFALPFLKACKQKTDILDVMIEAKEKDLALLQLVEELASIRGVKRIAGGEIDF; encoded by the coding sequence ATGAGAATTCGATTTGGCTACGTCTCACACACCCTTTCGCTGTGGGAGGCGGTACCTGCCAGAACGCTAACATTCAAACGATATAAGCAATTAAGCAAGGTGGAACGAGAAGAAAAGTTGCGGGAAGTGACACTGGCCAATCTATATAATACGAAACGAGCTTTATTGTTTAATCGGGCTGCCCAGATTCCACTCTATCGCTTATCTTCTTCTATCGTACCGCTTGCAACGCATCCAGAAGTACTATGGGACTTTCAAACTCCTTTTAGAGAGCATTGGGAAGAGATTGGGCATATTGTTAAAGAAGGGCAACTGCGTATTAGTTTTCACCCTAACCAATTTACGGTGTTCACAAGCGATAAACAGCATGTCACCGAAAATTCAGTACGTGATATGATGTATCACTATCAAATGCTCGAAGCAATGGGGCTTGAAGATGAAGGGTTTATCAATATTCATATAGGAGGTGCTTACGGAGATAAAACCTCGGCAATCGAACGTTTTAAAAACCAAATCCACCAGATGCCTGAGGAAGTGAAAGCACGGATGACAATCGAAAATGATGATAAAACGTACACGAGCGAAGAAACCCTGCAAGTTGCGGAGGATAAGGGGATTCCAGTTATGTTTGATTATCATCATGAGCAAGCGAATCCAAGCGAAGTCCCTTATGAAGAGCTGTTGAAACGACTTTTTAACACATGGGATTACACCGGTTATCCACCAAAAGTACATCTATCCTCCCCTAAAAACGACAAGGAATACCGAAGTCACGCGGACCGCATTGATCTCCAGTTTGCTCTCCCCTTTTTAAAGGCATGCAAACAAAAAACGGACATTCTGGATGTCATGATTGAAGCAAAAGAAAAAGACCTAGCACTCCTACAACTTGTAGAAGAGCTGGCCTCTATTCGTGGTGTAAAACGAATCGCTGGTGGCGAAATCGATTTTTAA
- the speB gene encoding agmatinase: MRFDEAYSGKVFIMSRPEVEDCDVVMYGMPMDWTVSFRPGSRFGPNRIREASLGLEEYSPYLDKHLEEVSYFDAGDIPLPFGNPARSLDMIQDYVQQILDKNKFPLGLGGEHLVTWPVLKAMYEKYPDMAFVHIDAHADLREEYEGEVLSHSTPVRKICELIGPENVYSFGIRSGMREEFEYAKTSGMHMDKYEVVEPLKKALPSLENRNVYVTIDIDVLDPAFAPGTGTAEAGGITSKELLEAIHLLGEANIHIVGADLVEVAPAYDPTEQTQITASKCIREMLLGWVK; this comes from the coding sequence ATGCGATTTGATGAAGCATACTCAGGCAAAGTATTTATAATGAGTCGTCCGGAGGTTGAGGATTGTGATGTCGTGATGTATGGTATGCCGATGGATTGGACGGTTAGCTTTCGTCCTGGTTCTCGTTTTGGTCCCAATCGGATTCGGGAGGCATCCCTTGGCCTGGAGGAGTACAGTCCTTACTTAGACAAGCACTTGGAGGAAGTCTCGTACTTTGATGCAGGTGATATCCCTCTCCCATTTGGGAATCCAGCACGTAGTCTTGATATGATTCAGGACTATGTTCAACAAATTCTAGACAAAAATAAATTCCCGCTTGGTTTGGGTGGCGAGCACCTAGTAACATGGCCAGTCCTCAAGGCAATGTATGAAAAATACCCTGATATGGCATTTGTTCATATTGATGCTCATGCCGATTTACGTGAGGAATATGAGGGAGAAGTATTATCTCACTCCACACCTGTTCGTAAAATATGTGAGTTAATCGGTCCTGAAAATGTGTATTCTTTTGGTATTCGCTCAGGGATGAGAGAAGAATTTGAGTACGCAAAAACAAGTGGCATGCATATGGACAAGTATGAAGTGGTAGAGCCGCTAAAAAAAGCACTACCGTCGCTTGAAAACCGAAATGTCTATGTAACGATTGATATCGATGTGTTAGATCCTGCCTTTGCACCTGGAACAGGAACAGCGGAAGCAGGTGGAATTACCTCTAAGGAATTACTAGAGGCTATTCATTTGTTAGGTGAGGCAAACATTCATATTGTAGGTGCCGACCTCGTGGAAGTGGCTCCGGCTTATGATCCAACAGAACAAACGCAAATCACAGCTAGTAAATGTATCCGCGAGATGTTGCTTGGCTGGGTGAAGTAA
- a CDS encoding DUF1934 domain-containing protein — MSDERTPIQVKLVTEIKNQDHTDEIVVEESGDFIHKGNAYILRFTEHHDEEQPIDNLVTIHPDKVIVRRTGPVRMNQVFRENAITENVYYHPYGKFHMQTTTKSITLEESSDQIKGKLMISYDLEMNGQDKQGHRLSLRYNEEGQS, encoded by the coding sequence TTGTCAGATGAACGCACGCCGATACAGGTTAAATTGGTGACGGAAATTAAAAACCAAGACCATACAGATGAGATTGTTGTAGAAGAATCAGGGGATTTTATTCATAAAGGCAATGCCTACATTTTGCGCTTTACAGAGCATCATGATGAAGAACAACCTATTGATAATTTAGTCACGATTCATCCGGACAAAGTGATCGTACGTCGGACCGGCCCCGTTCGTATGAATCAAGTGTTCCGCGAGAATGCCATAACAGAAAATGTGTACTACCATCCTTATGGTAAATTTCATATGCAAACCACCACGAAATCTATTACGCTTGAGGAATCTTCCGATCAGATAAAGGGTAAGCTGATGATCAGCTATGATTTAGAAATGAATGGACAGGACAAGCAAGGGCATCGTTTATCACTACGTTATAACGAGGAGGGCCAATCATGA
- the argS gene encoding arginine--tRNA ligase, which translates to MNIVEQTEQRLKDEIIQAVLKAELATESQLPPVVLEQPKDKNHGDYATNMAMQLAKIAKKAPRQIAEDIVAHFDTSKASIDKMEIAGPGFINFFMDNQYLTNLVPTILKAGESYGSSMVGNGHKVQVEFVSANPTGVLHLGHARGASVGDAMCNIMAKAGYDVAREYYINDAGNQINNLATSVEARYMQALGDDFPMPEDGYHGKDIIELGEKLVEEYGDEWKHKSEDERLSFFRDYGLKYELKKIEQDLEEYRVPFDHWFSETSLYNEGKVEAIVETLRDKGYVYEQDGATWFRSTDFGDDKDRVLIKNDDTYTYLTPDIAYHKNKLDRGFETLINIWGADHHGYIPRMKAAIQALGYDEDTLKVEIIQMVNLFQDGEKVKMSKRTGKAVTLRELMEEVGIDAMRYFFVMRSSDSHLDFDMDLAKSESNDNPVFYVQYAHARICTMLRQASEKGFELTEAIDPSHLNSEKEEALLKRLGDFPQTVADAAQKRTPHRVTQYVFDLASDLHSFYNAEKVVDENQPERTKARVALMEATRQTLQNALKLIGVSAPERM; encoded by the coding sequence ATGAATATCGTAGAACAAACAGAACAAAGGCTGAAGGATGAAATTATCCAAGCCGTCTTAAAAGCTGAATTGGCAACAGAAAGCCAGTTACCACCAGTAGTTTTAGAACAACCGAAAGATAAAAATCACGGCGACTATGCCACTAATATGGCCATGCAGCTAGCGAAAATAGCTAAAAAAGCACCTCGCCAAATTGCGGAGGATATTGTTGCACACTTTGATACATCCAAAGCGTCCATTGATAAAATGGAAATTGCCGGACCTGGATTTATTAACTTTTTCATGGACAATCAATACCTTACAAACCTAGTACCGACCATCCTAAAAGCTGGCGAAAGCTACGGTTCTAGCATGGTTGGAAATGGCCACAAGGTACAGGTAGAGTTTGTATCTGCGAATCCAACAGGGGTGCTTCACCTTGGACACGCTCGTGGAGCTTCTGTTGGGGATGCAATGTGCAACATTATGGCAAAAGCAGGCTATGATGTAGCCCGAGAATACTATATTAATGATGCAGGAAATCAGATTAATAACCTGGCTACTTCTGTTGAAGCTCGTTATATGCAAGCACTTGGTGATGATTTCCCGATGCCTGAGGATGGCTATCATGGGAAGGATATTATTGAGCTTGGCGAAAAACTCGTAGAAGAGTATGGGGACGAGTGGAAGCATAAATCAGAAGATGAACGTCTATCTTTCTTCCGTGACTACGGCTTGAAGTATGAACTGAAGAAGATTGAACAAGATCTAGAAGAGTACCGCGTTCCGTTTGACCATTGGTTCTCTGAGACATCCTTATACAATGAGGGCAAAGTAGAAGCCATCGTTGAAACGCTTCGTGATAAAGGTTATGTCTATGAGCAGGACGGCGCAACATGGTTCCGTTCAACGGACTTTGGCGACGATAAAGATCGCGTGCTCATCAAGAATGATGATACGTACACGTACCTGACACCAGATATCGCCTATCACAAAAATAAGCTAGACCGTGGTTTCGAAACGCTAATCAATATCTGGGGAGCCGACCACCATGGCTATATCCCACGTATGAAGGCTGCAATCCAGGCTCTAGGTTATGATGAAGATACGCTAAAAGTTGAGATTATTCAAATGGTCAACCTATTCCAGGATGGCGAAAAAGTGAAAATGAGTAAGCGTACAGGTAAAGCCGTTACGCTACGCGAATTGATGGAAGAGGTCGGCATCGATGCGATGCGCTATTTCTTCGTTATGCGTTCCAGTGACTCTCATTTAGATTTTGATATGGACTTAGCGAAATCTGAATCAAATGACAACCCTGTCTTTTATGTACAATATGCACACGCGCGTATTTGCACGATGCTTCGTCAGGCAAGTGAAAAAGGGTTCGAACTTACCGAAGCCATTGATCCTTCTCACTTGAATTCTGAAAAAGAAGAAGCACTTCTGAAGCGTTTAGGAGACTTCCCGCAAACCGTTGCAGACGCAGCACAAAAACGCACACCACACCGCGTGACGCAATATGTGTTCGACCTAGCATCTGATTTGCATAGTTTCTACAACGCAGAAAAAGTAGTCGACGAAAACCAGCCAGAACGCACGAAAGCACGTGTAGCTTTAATGGAAGCGACAAGACAAACACTTCAAAATGCACTGAAATTAATTGGCGTATCTGCCCCAGAACGCATGTAA
- a CDS encoding AimR family lysis-lysogeny pheromone receptor, with amino-acid sequence MHNDEIRSDLNPICNSLFLKEKQLKATYSNQEAIHNMKEYILHSTTPCELRYGLEYLYLNGFFHELPQLIDINLASSYAVNQQWGWVYQLLLERYRDQTDPNVFLAKVATIHPLEDHMAFLKTLMHIYGNNALHRYNVFGLYLDDIQEYLRNMDNNFLKDLFQFRVDEVLFHYHWKRNELVISRKYAFRLINHFHNDYKVGLIHNVLAYTYIFESYEQAMYHAQQALYLSQNCPFKDLEYLVTQNTIPFVSSIHEKAEGITSEDKGEIAHLAIARGDVEEAIQYLRSFSNLSPFKEYYLGKAEQNMDLLQRSYNRFIQEQSDYFFARLPLNEMQKIKRNCKN; translated from the coding sequence ATGCATAATGATGAAATACGTAGTGATCTAAATCCTATATGTAACTCGCTATTCTTAAAGGAGAAGCAATTAAAAGCTACATATTCAAACCAAGAAGCCATCCACAACATGAAGGAGTATATTTTACATTCTACAACTCCTTGTGAACTGCGTTATGGTTTAGAGTATCTGTATTTAAATGGATTTTTTCATGAGCTTCCCCAACTTATTGACATCAATCTTGCCTCAAGTTATGCAGTCAATCAACAGTGGGGATGGGTGTATCAACTATTACTAGAGCGTTATCGTGATCAGACTGATCCTAATGTTTTTTTAGCAAAAGTTGCAACCATACATCCTCTTGAAGATCATATGGCGTTTTTAAAAACGTTGATGCATATTTATGGAAACAATGCTCTTCATCGTTACAACGTATTTGGCTTGTATCTCGATGATATACAAGAATACCTCCGAAACATGGACAACAATTTCCTGAAGGATTTATTTCAGTTTCGTGTCGATGAAGTTCTTTTTCACTATCATTGGAAACGAAATGAGTTAGTCATTTCACGTAAGTATGCATTTCGATTAATCAATCACTTTCATAATGATTATAAAGTAGGTCTCATTCACAATGTACTAGCCTATACCTATATATTTGAAAGCTATGAGCAAGCCATGTATCACGCTCAACAAGCTTTGTACTTGTCACAAAACTGTCCATTCAAAGATTTAGAATACCTCGTTACACAAAATACAATCCCCTTTGTTTCCAGTATTCATGAAAAAGCAGAAGGTATCACATCAGAGGATAAGGGGGAAATTGCACACCTTGCTATTGCTAGAGGGGATGTAGAAGAAGCCATTCAATATTTACGTTCTTTCTCTAACCTTTCTCCATTTAAAGAATATTACTTAGGTAAAGCTGAACAAAATATGGATTTATTGCAGCGCTCTTACAATCGTTTTATTCAAGAGCAAAGTGATTATTTCTTTGCTCGACTCCCTTTAAATGAGATGCAGAAAATCAAGCGTAACTGTAAAAATTAG
- a CDS encoding AimR family lysis-lysogeny pheromone receptor encodes MIQPQNNSSTFQWHQWTEQDAQHAIAPFLQEGFEASLHNVQRMLSLQYDSETTAQLMKTLCLETNSDLNQRHALEYMYMNAFFQELLDMIEKNKVSSNPTNRQWAYIYELIWNRIAKKPDPNLTLQKIKELIPLDEGSEVLQTFLIQYSYFDLLAYGEFGNYYQRLVEQVSGIDSPFLSYYFQLRLEDFQFYYHWKRNEVIIARKYAFRALNKTMSPFKKCHLQIALAESYSIIDYDQAIFHMNEALNIADYYQFAIRDAIRTRFYPFISAVHNKTEGLTTTDLPEQAHLAAARGDVGKVQEILGDCEELTPFQEYYLGLATQSVRLLTNSYRRLMNEYGDYYYAMLPFQELQRIKTHNTITL; translated from the coding sequence ATGATTCAACCACAAAATAATAGCTCTACCTTTCAATGGCACCAGTGGACGGAACAAGATGCGCAACATGCGATTGCTCCTTTTTTGCAAGAAGGTTTCGAAGCCTCCCTTCACAACGTTCAACGTATGTTGTCTCTTCAATATGATTCTGAAACCACCGCCCAACTTATGAAAACATTATGTCTTGAAACGAATTCTGACTTGAATCAACGCCATGCGCTAGAATATATGTATATGAACGCTTTCTTCCAAGAACTTTTGGATATGATTGAAAAAAATAAAGTATCCTCAAACCCAACCAACAGGCAGTGGGCCTATATATATGAACTGATCTGGAATCGAATTGCCAAGAAACCAGATCCTAATCTTACGCTACAAAAAATCAAAGAGCTTATACCTTTAGATGAAGGGTCCGAGGTACTTCAAACCTTTCTTATTCAATATAGCTACTTCGATTTATTAGCATATGGGGAGTTTGGAAACTACTATCAACGTTTAGTTGAACAAGTTAGTGGGATTGATTCCCCTTTTCTATCCTACTATTTTCAATTACGGTTAGAGGATTTTCAGTTTTACTATCATTGGAAGCGTAATGAGGTCATTATTGCTAGAAAGTATGCCTTTCGTGCTTTAAATAAAACCATGTCTCCTTTTAAAAAATGCCATCTTCAAATAGCGTTAGCAGAATCTTATTCCATCATTGATTATGACCAGGCAATTTTTCATATGAATGAAGCTTTGAACATAGCAGATTACTATCAATTTGCCATTCGGGATGCGATAAGAACGAGATTTTATCCCTTTATTTCGGCTGTTCATAACAAAACGGAAGGATTGACAACAACAGACCTTCCAGAACAAGCACATCTTGCTGCAGCTCGGGGAGATGTTGGGAAAGTGCAGGAGATCCTTGGGGATTGTGAAGAGCTAACGCCGTTTCAGGAATACTATTTAGGGTTAGCCACCCAAAGCGTTAGATTGCTCACAAACTCATATCGACGGTTAATGAATGAGTATGGCGATTACTATTACGCAATGCTGCCATTCCAGGAACTTCAACGAATCAAAACACATAACACCATTACACTGTAG
- a CDS encoding DUF1427 family protein has translation MKTIILALITGFIVGFVFALFKLPIPAPPALAGVMGIVGIYAGFKVYSMVSPMLESMFK, from the coding sequence GTGAAAACAATCATTTTAGCACTTATAACAGGATTTATAGTAGGATTTGTGTTTGCATTATTTAAATTACCCATCCCAGCTCCGCCGGCGCTTGCAGGTGTGATGGGGATTGTCGGGATTTATGCTGGGTTCAAAGTATATAGTATGGTTTCACCAATGCTAGAGTCGATGTTCAAATAA
- the speE gene encoding polyamine aminopropyltransferase, which yields MELWYTEKQTDGFGITAKVKQTHHTEQTDYQRLDMLETEEWGNMLTLDGMVMTTQRDEFVYHEMVAHVPLFTHPNPKDVLVVGGGDGGVIREILKHPSVEKATLVEIDGKVIEYSKHYLPEIAGDLDDPRVEVKVADGFIHIAESEAAYDVIMVDSTEPVGPAVSLFSKGFYAGISNALKEDGVFVAQTDNPWFKADLIRQVFRDVKEIFPVTRLYTANIPTYPSGLWTFTIGSKQHDPLEVSDERFHEIDTKYYTKELHKASFALPKFVKDLTE from the coding sequence ATGGAACTTTGGTACACAGAAAAACAAACGGATGGTTTTGGGATTACTGCAAAGGTGAAACAAACCCATCATACAGAACAAACGGATTATCAACGGCTTGATATGCTAGAAACGGAAGAATGGGGCAATATGCTGACGCTAGATGGGATGGTGATGACAACGCAGCGAGATGAATTTGTTTATCACGAAATGGTAGCTCACGTTCCATTATTTACGCACCCTAACCCGAAAGACGTGCTCGTAGTTGGTGGTGGAGATGGTGGTGTGATTCGCGAAATTCTTAAGCATCCAAGTGTTGAGAAAGCGACACTAGTCGAGATTGATGGCAAGGTAATTGAGTACTCCAAACACTATCTCCCTGAAATTGCTGGTGACTTAGACGACCCGCGTGTCGAAGTGAAAGTAGCGGATGGGTTTATTCATATTGCGGAAAGTGAAGCAGCTTATGATGTCATTATGGTTGATTCTACTGAACCTGTAGGGCCAGCTGTGAGTTTATTTTCAAAAGGGTTCTATGCTGGTATCTCAAACGCCCTTAAAGAGGATGGTGTCTTCGTTGCCCAAACCGATAACCCATGGTTTAAAGCAGACCTTATCCGTCAGGTATTCCGTGATGTGAAAGAAATCTTCCCAGTTACACGCCTTTATACGGCGAATATCCCTACCTATCCAAGCGGGCTATGGACATTCACAATTGGAAGTAAGCAACACGACCCATTAGAGGTTAGCGACGAACGTTTTCACGAGATAGATACGAAATATTATACGAAGGAGCTTCATAAAGCTTCTTTTGCATTACCGAAATTCGTTAAAGATTTAACAGAGTAG